One window from the genome of Hyphomonas neptunium ATCC 15444 encodes:
- the dapB gene encoding 4-hydroxy-tetrahydrodipicolinate reductase, which yields MNKPENPLSVAIAGIAGRMGRQLAAVSIDRGVRITGATEVAAANAYGEDIGLLAGRRAIGLHPVADAAGAAAGAGVWIDFTRPEATLAALKALASTSVRAAIIGTTGFTAAEEDAIAAASSRFAIVKAGNFSIGVNLLEALTRLAASRLGTEWDIEVLETHHRMKADAPSGTALMLGAAAAEGRGAPLSDLRAAPYDGPDAQRETGQIGFSVRRAGGVIGEHEVTFGSEKELIRLSHTALDRSVFAEGALHAAAWAVSQPPGLYDMNDVLGLGHTG from the coding sequence ATGAATAAACCGGAAAACCCCCTCAGTGTCGCCATCGCTGGTATCGCCGGGCGTATGGGGCGCCAGCTTGCGGCTGTTTCCATTGATCGCGGCGTCCGGATTACCGGCGCCACGGAAGTCGCGGCCGCCAACGCTTATGGCGAAGACATCGGCCTCCTTGCCGGCCGCCGGGCCATTGGCCTGCATCCTGTTGCTGACGCGGCCGGAGCTGCAGCGGGCGCAGGTGTGTGGATCGATTTCACACGGCCCGAAGCAACACTCGCCGCGTTAAAAGCGCTTGCCAGCACATCTGTGCGCGCAGCGATTATCGGCACCACAGGCTTTACCGCCGCTGAGGAAGATGCCATCGCGGCGGCGTCCTCCCGTTTTGCGATTGTGAAGGCGGGCAATTTCTCCATCGGGGTGAACCTGCTGGAGGCACTGACGCGTCTGGCGGCCAGCCGTCTGGGTACGGAGTGGGACATCGAAGTCCTCGAAACCCACCACCGCATGAAGGCGGATGCCCCTTCGGGCACGGCCCTGATGCTTGGTGCGGCGGCGGCAGAGGGCAGGGGCGCGCCGCTCAGCGACCTGCGGGCCGCGCCCTATGATGGCCCCGACGCGCAGCGCGAAACCGGCCAGATCGGCTTTTCCGTGCGCCGTGCCGGGGGGGTGATCGGCGAGCATGAGGTGACATTCGGCTCGGAAAAGGAGCTCATCCGGCTTTCCCATACGGCACTTGATCGCTCGGTCTTTGCCGAAGGCGCGCTGCATGCCGCTGCCTGGGCCGT